A portion of the Halogeometricum sp. S1BR25-6 genome contains these proteins:
- a CDS encoding DJ-1/PfpI family protein has product MNVDILLYDGFDELDAVGPYEVFQTAGAFGADCEARMVTLADAESVTASHGLRVGVDGTLGDAHDPDAGGPNVLLVPGGGWSDSSKSGAGMEAEKGAIPEAVAAHADRGGVVAGVCTGGMLLARAGVLDGRRAVTHASALDDLRATDAVVTEARFVDDGDVLTAGGVTSGLDLALHLVERECGADVAARVAGEIEYERRSEPVEK; this is encoded by the coding sequence ATGAACGTCGACATCCTCCTCTACGACGGCTTCGACGAACTCGACGCTGTCGGTCCGTACGAGGTGTTCCAGACGGCGGGCGCGTTCGGCGCGGACTGCGAGGCGCGGATGGTCACGCTCGCGGACGCCGAATCGGTGACGGCGAGTCACGGCCTCCGGGTCGGCGTCGACGGGACGCTCGGAGACGCGCACGACCCGGACGCCGGCGGACCGAACGTCCTCCTCGTCCCCGGCGGCGGGTGGTCGGACTCCTCAAAGTCCGGCGCGGGGATGGAGGCGGAGAAGGGTGCGATTCCCGAGGCCGTCGCCGCGCACGCCGACCGCGGGGGCGTCGTGGCGGGCGTCTGCACCGGCGGGATGCTTCTCGCCCGCGCCGGCGTCCTCGACGGCCGACGGGCCGTGACCCACGCGAGCGCACTCGACGACCTGCGGGCGACGGACGCCGTCGTGACCGAGGCGCGGTTCGTCGACGACGGCGACGTGCTCACGGCCGGCGGCGTCACCTCCGGATTGGACCTCGCGCTCCACCTCGTCGAACGCGAGTGCGGCGCCGACGTCGCCGCCCGTGTGGCGGGGGAAATCGAGTACGAACGGCGGAGCGAACCGGTCGAAAAGTAA
- a CDS encoding RNA methyltransferase has protein sequence MPRSHTPIVVVVEPETPGNVGTIARAMKNFGLTDLKLVNPPELEPDGEAYGFAGHAREDVLPNAEEVTFEEIVDAYHTVGTTAITNEDSRKHVRYPFKTPVEVRESLETVDTKTALVFGREGRGLNNDELARLDEVCSIPASGEYPVLNLGQAATVLFYELRSLTVAETQLPDVERDRAEEGDIERFYDNFGSFLERVEHRDHKRPKTMRMMRRVVGRAHPTDREIHTLTGVFRRATDRLERLGGFGDREAEDATKAVGEVGDESDGADG, from the coding sequence ATGCCGCGCAGTCACACCCCCATCGTCGTCGTCGTCGAACCCGAGACGCCCGGAAACGTCGGCACCATCGCGCGGGCGATGAAGAACTTCGGGCTGACGGACCTCAAACTCGTGAACCCGCCGGAGCTGGAACCCGACGGCGAGGCGTACGGATTCGCCGGCCACGCTCGCGAGGACGTCCTCCCGAACGCCGAGGAGGTCACCTTCGAGGAGATAGTCGACGCCTACCACACCGTCGGCACGACGGCCATCACGAACGAGGACAGCCGAAAGCACGTCCGCTACCCGTTCAAGACGCCCGTCGAGGTGCGCGAGAGCTTAGAGACGGTCGACACGAAGACGGCTCTCGTCTTCGGCCGGGAGGGGCGCGGCCTCAACAACGACGAACTCGCGCGCCTCGACGAGGTGTGTTCCATCCCGGCCAGCGGCGAGTACCCCGTCCTCAACCTCGGACAGGCCGCGACGGTGCTGTTCTACGAACTCCGTTCGCTGACCGTCGCGGAGACGCAGTTACCCGACGTCGAACGCGACAGGGCCGAGGAGGGGGACATCGAGCGGTTCTACGACAACTTCGGGTCGTTCCTCGAACGCGTCGAGCACCGCGACCACAAGCGCCCGAAGACGATGCGCATGATGCGCCGCGTCGTCGGCCGCGCTCACCCCACGGACCGAGAGATACACACGCTGACGGGCGTGTTCCGCCGCGCCACCGACCGACTGGAGCGGCTGGGCGGGTTCGGCGACAGGGAGGCGGAGGACGCCACGAAAGCGGTCGGAGAAGTCGGCGACGAGAGCGACGGGGCCGACGGGTAG
- a CDS encoding DUF5827 family protein — MPKSKDEFDTLYPYQLYEPEEILEEGLMYTVPEISRVLQGLDPETELDAETEERIVVWTVPWLMAHADELVINDPEGDEPGYFGLHSQSRPADEIPEDADE, encoded by the coding sequence ATGCCCAAATCGAAAGACGAGTTCGACACGCTGTACCCCTATCAACTGTACGAACCCGAGGAGATACTGGAGGAGGGCCTGATGTACACGGTGCCCGAGATATCGCGCGTCCTGCAGGGACTCGACCCGGAGACGGAACTGGACGCCGAGACGGAGGAGCGAATCGTCGTCTGGACGGTGCCGTGGCTGATGGCGCACGCCGACGAGTTGGTCATCAACGACCCCGAGGGCGACGAACCGGGCTACTTCGGCCTCCACTCGCAGTCGCGTCCCGCCGACGAGATTCCCGAGGACGCCGACGAGTAG
- a CDS encoding 6-hydroxymethylpterin diphosphokinase MptE-like protein, whose amino-acid sequence MEFTDWESVYERILADFGYPREGDERARDAMAEFARPFDATSVDCAGETVAVVGAAPSLPAEVGTVADADRVFAASTAADVVREAGYRVDLMVTDLDKNPETARERTRAGRPVAAHAHGDNVPAVREWMPRFDAEHVLATTQAAPVGNVVNHGGFTDGDRAAFLADAFGAAELRFVGWDFDDPSVGAAKARKLRWAERLLYLLEGRRGERFAVLDGRRESIRPP is encoded by the coding sequence ATGGAGTTCACCGACTGGGAATCCGTCTACGAGCGGATTCTGGCGGATTTCGGCTACCCGCGGGAGGGCGACGAACGCGCCCGCGACGCGATGGCGGAGTTCGCGCGCCCGTTCGACGCGACCAGCGTCGACTGCGCGGGCGAGACGGTGGCCGTCGTCGGGGCCGCGCCGTCGCTCCCGGCGGAGGTGGGCACCGTCGCCGACGCCGACCGGGTGTTCGCCGCCTCGACGGCGGCGGACGTCGTTCGCGAGGCGGGGTATCGGGTAGACCTGATGGTGACCGACTTGGACAAGAACCCCGAGACGGCGCGGGAACGCACGCGCGCCGGGCGACCCGTCGCGGCGCACGCTCACGGCGACAACGTCCCCGCCGTCCGCGAGTGGATGCCCCGGTTCGACGCCGAACACGTACTGGCGACGACGCAGGCGGCGCCCGTCGGAAACGTCGTCAACCACGGCGGGTTCACCGACGGCGACCGGGCGGCGTTCCTCGCCGACGCGTTCGGGGCCGCCGAACTCCGGTTCGTCGGGTGGGACTTCGACGACCCGAGCGTCGGCGCCGCGAAGGCGCGGAAGTTGCGGTGGGCGGAGCGGTTACTGTATCTCCTCGAAGGGCGCCGCGGCGAGCGATTCGCGGTGCTCGACGGGCGACGGGAGTCGATACGGCCGCCGTAA
- the sod gene encoding superoxide dismutase, whose translation MSYELDPLPYDYDALEPHISEQVLTWHHDTHHQGYVNGWNDAEETLESNREDGEFGSSGSALRNVTHNGSGHILHDLFWQNMSPEGGEEPSGDLADRIEEDFGSYDAWKGEFEAAAKNASGWALLVYDSFSNQLRNVVVDKHDQGALWGSHPVLALDVWEHSYYHDYGPARGDFIDAFFEVVDWEEPSSRYGEAVQLFE comes from the coding sequence ATGAGCTACGAACTCGACCCCCTACCGTACGACTACGACGCGCTGGAACCGCACATCTCCGAGCAGGTGCTCACGTGGCATCACGACACGCACCATCAGGGCTACGTGAACGGCTGGAACGACGCCGAGGAGACCCTGGAGTCCAACCGCGAGGACGGCGAGTTCGGTTCCTCGGGGAGCGCGCTGCGCAACGTCACGCACAACGGCAGCGGGCACATCCTCCACGACCTGTTCTGGCAGAACATGTCGCCGGAGGGCGGCGAGGAACCCTCGGGTGACCTCGCCGACCGCATCGAGGAGGACTTCGGCTCCTACGACGCCTGGAAGGGCGAGTTCGAGGCCGCCGCGAAGAACGCCAGCGGTTGGGCGCTCCTCGTCTACGATTCGTTCTCGAACCAGCTGCGCAACGTCGTCGTCGACAAGCACGACCAGGGCGCTCTCTGGGGCTCTCACCCCGTCCTCGCGCTGGACGTCTGGGAACACTCCTACTACCACGACTACGGCCCGGCACGCGGCGACTTCATCGACGCGTTCTTCGAGGTCGTCGACTGGGAGGAACCCAGTTCCCGCTACGGCGAAGCCGTTCAGCTGTTCGAGTAA
- a CDS encoding M48 family metalloprotease has protein sequence MVLVGVVVLLFYGLLAYGSYVALATLWRLRPDPTTAVLAVVVLTVVFGYLSLRVGTARLLAQLDARELSRARVPGAYEVLGGLVERMDVEAPRLMVVRLQTPNAFALDTAGRDTVVVDAALLRLLDRAEFEGLLAHELAHLERRDSLVQTLAFSTVQTVVSLAYVVVSPVVFLVNGLAFAAAWFRGDPSSWGETVPGRARRRLEQGVTVAMAAVTLFARAHSRRREYAADARAAAVTGRPLALARALEKIERAATPEFGILSPLWIRGEVESGGERALRDLFSTHPRTEDRVERLRRRAEDDGVRIGIR, from the coding sequence ATGGTTCTCGTCGGCGTCGTCGTCCTCCTGTTCTACGGCCTGTTGGCGTACGGCAGTTACGTCGCGCTGGCGACGCTGTGGCGCTTGCGACCCGACCCGACGACGGCCGTCCTCGCCGTCGTCGTCCTCACCGTCGTCTTCGGCTACCTCAGCCTCCGGGTCGGGACGGCGCGCCTCCTCGCCCAACTCGACGCCCGCGAACTGTCCAGAGCGCGCGTTCCGGGCGCCTACGAGGTGCTCGGCGGCCTCGTCGAACGAATGGACGTGGAGGCGCCGCGCCTGATGGTCGTCAGACTGCAGACGCCGAACGCGTTCGCCCTCGACACCGCGGGCCGCGACACCGTCGTCGTCGACGCCGCCCTGCTTCGTCTCCTCGACCGCGCGGAGTTCGAGGGGCTGTTGGCGCACGAACTGGCGCACCTCGAACGCCGCGACAGCCTCGTTCAGACGCTCGCGTTCAGCACCGTTCAGACCGTCGTCAGCCTCGCGTACGTCGTCGTCTCGCCCGTCGTGTTCCTCGTCAACGGACTCGCCTTCGCGGCGGCGTGGTTCCGCGGCGACCCCTCCTCGTGGGGCGAGACGGTCCCCGGACGCGCCCGCCGGCGCCTCGAACAGGGCGTCACCGTGGCGATGGCCGCGGTGACGCTGTTCGCGCGGGCGCACTCGCGTCGTCGCGAGTACGCCGCCGACGCCCGCGCCGCCGCCGTCACGGGCCGACCGCTCGCCCTCGCGCGCGCACTGGAGAAGATAGAGCGCGCGGCGACCCCAGAGTTCGGCATCCTCTCGCCGCTGTGGATTCGCGGCGAAGTGGAGTCCGGCGGGGAACGCGCCCTCCGCGACCTGTTCTCGACGCACCCGCGAACCGAGGACCGCGTCGAGCGACTCCGTCGCCGCGCCGAGGACGACGGGGTACGAATCGGGATTCGTTGA
- a CDS encoding dihydropteroate synthase, translating into MQTVDAAGLEIGDDRPPRIMGVLNISKESPYSPSVFDDPGEAAEYVDDALVGEGADIVDVGLESANKRFEVLSAEEELDRLDTAVEAMESVSGDAVFSIETRYHEVADEALSRGFDMVNDICGFADPEMPVVCEDHDAAVAKMASPPDLERPGAVEEVDDIYDALARNGFTDKTIVDPAFGGWSEAKTLEHDRETFRRLREFRGYGRPILVSINRKNFLREVAGRDTEDALPVSLAATSMAVERGAHVIRTHDVAETRDAALVGKEFARRRTRTREDSSDPGDGDVSVEELDVTTPREAERHLDRLGVEAPASVAEESVVRVFELDGLADEDVRTLAAAAGDAGATLARGTTVSGAAGHDVLLLGTPRALREAATVAEGESDALRSALDSVRQAVF; encoded by the coding sequence ATGCAGACCGTCGACGCGGCCGGACTGGAAATCGGTGACGACCGACCGCCGCGAATCATGGGCGTCCTGAACATCTCGAAGGAGTCGCCGTACTCCCCGAGCGTGTTCGACGACCCGGGCGAGGCGGCCGAGTACGTCGACGACGCCCTCGTCGGCGAGGGCGCCGACATCGTCGACGTGGGTCTGGAGTCGGCGAACAAACGCTTCGAGGTGCTGTCGGCCGAGGAGGAACTCGACCGACTCGACACCGCAGTCGAGGCGATGGAGAGCGTCTCCGGCGACGCCGTGTTCTCCATCGAGACGCGCTACCACGAGGTGGCCGACGAGGCGCTCTCGCGGGGGTTCGACATGGTGAACGACATCTGCGGCTTCGCCGACCCGGAGATGCCCGTCGTCTGCGAGGACCACGACGCCGCCGTCGCCAAGATGGCGTCGCCGCCGGACCTCGAACGGCCCGGCGCCGTCGAGGAGGTGGACGACATTTACGACGCTCTCGCGCGGAACGGCTTCACCGACAAAACCATCGTCGACCCGGCGTTCGGCGGGTGGTCCGAGGCGAAGACGCTCGAACACGACCGGGAGACGTTCCGCCGCCTCCGCGAGTTCCGCGGGTACGGTCGGCCGATACTCGTCTCCATCAACCGGAAGAACTTCCTCCGCGAGGTGGCCGGACGCGACACCGAGGACGCCCTGCCCGTCTCGCTGGCGGCCACCTCGATGGCCGTCGAACGCGGCGCGCACGTGATTCGGACCCACGACGTGGCGGAGACGCGGGACGCGGCGCTCGTCGGGAAGGAGTTCGCCCGGCGGCGGACGCGGACCCGCGAGGATTCCTCCGACCCCGGCGACGGCGACGTGAGCGTCGAGGAACTCGACGTGACGACGCCTCGGGAGGCCGAACGCCACCTCGACCGCCTCGGCGTCGAGGCGCCGGCGTCCGTCGCCGAGGAGTCCGTCGTCCGGGTCTTCGAACTCGACGGCCTCGCCGACGAGGACGTGCGGACGCTGGCCGCGGCGGCGGGCGACGCGGGAGCGACGCTCGCGCGGGGGACGACGGTATCGGGGGCCGCCGGTCACGACGTCCTCCTCCTCGGGACCCCCCGCGCCCTCCGCGAGGCGGCGACTGTCGCCGAGGGTGAGTCCGATGCGCTCCGGTCGGCGCTCGACTCGGTGAGGCAGGCGGTCTTCTGA
- a CDS encoding MBL fold metallo-hydrolase: protein MITNLAQGVQAFTSNVFLVTGDTTAVVDPGANFDVVPRIEERVDELDRVYLTHTHSDHVGNVDAVRDAFDVETWGFDADRPEVDNEIADGETVPIGNDSYEALHTPGHKNDHLCLYSHAAGVLFAGDLVFANGGFGRTDLEEGDRPTLIDSLDRLREAVEEDFAEMHAGHGPSVTQRPFDDVEAAGRAARMG from the coding sequence GTGATAACCAACCTCGCGCAGGGCGTGCAGGCGTTCACGAGCAACGTCTTCCTCGTCACCGGCGACACCACCGCCGTCGTCGACCCCGGAGCGAACTTCGACGTCGTCCCTCGAATCGAAGAACGCGTCGACGAACTCGACCGCGTGTACCTGACGCACACCCACTCCGACCACGTCGGCAACGTCGACGCCGTTCGCGACGCGTTCGACGTGGAGACGTGGGGCTTCGACGCCGACCGCCCGGAGGTCGACAACGAGATAGCCGACGGCGAGACGGTGCCCATCGGGAACGACTCCTACGAGGCGCTCCACACGCCGGGACACAAGAACGACCACCTCTGCCTGTACTCGCACGCGGCCGGCGTCCTGTTCGCGGGCGACTTGGTGTTCGCCAACGGCGGGTTCGGGCGGACGGACCTAGAGGAGGGCGACCGACCCACGCTGATAGATAGCCTCGACAGACTCCGCGAAGCCGTCGAGGAGGACTTCGCGGAGATGCACGCCGGCCACGGGCCGAGCGTCACGCAACGGCCGTTCGACGACGTCGAGGCGGCCGGGCGCGCCGCCCGGATGGGATAA
- the thyA gene encoding thymidylate synthase has product MRQYLDLVSDVLSGGHHKPNRTGVDTISSFSRHYEVDLQEGFPLLTTKDLSGFRWNSLLHEFVWYMSGEEHIRTLREETGIWDAWADEEGRLDTAYGRFWRRFPVPESGLPGEAWPEDSHRWMNEGERTFDQIQYVLDTLRENPNSRRMVVNAWHPANAAVSTLPPCHYSFVFNVQGDELNLHLTQRSGDIALGVPFNLAAYALLAHAVAQRTGFEVGRFAHTVVDAHVYCGTGDRGAWYGEHLSDLQERLTGVDSREEYLDVRDWVVAAAPDEPEGEEDYDHVPGLLTQCAREPRAKPTIEVADKPLEELARDDVELHGYEPDGGIRFAVAE; this is encoded by the coding sequence ATGCGCCAGTATCTCGACTTGGTCTCGGACGTGCTCTCCGGCGGCCACCACAAGCCGAACCGCACCGGCGTCGACACGATTTCGTCGTTCAGCCGCCACTACGAGGTGGACCTGCAGGAGGGCTTTCCCCTCCTCACGACGAAGGACCTCTCCGGGTTCCGCTGGAACTCGCTGCTCCACGAGTTCGTCTGGTACATGTCCGGAGAGGAGCACATCCGGACGCTGCGCGAGGAGACGGGCATCTGGGACGCGTGGGCCGACGAAGAGGGCCGCCTCGACACCGCCTACGGCCGCTTCTGGCGGCGCTTTCCGGTCCCCGAGTCGGGACTGCCGGGCGAGGCCTGGCCCGAGGACTCCCACCGTTGGATGAACGAGGGCGAACGGACGTTCGATCAGATTCAGTACGTCCTCGATACGCTCCGCGAGAACCCGAACTCCCGGCGCATGGTCGTCAACGCGTGGCACCCCGCCAACGCCGCCGTCTCCACGCTCCCCCCGTGTCACTACTCGTTCGTGTTCAACGTGCAGGGCGACGAACTGAACCTCCACCTCACGCAGCGGTCGGGCGATATCGCGCTCGGCGTCCCGTTCAACCTCGCGGCGTACGCCCTCCTCGCGCACGCCGTCGCCCAGCGGACGGGGTTCGAGGTGGGCAGATTCGCCCACACCGTCGTCGACGCCCACGTCTACTGCGGGACGGGCGACCGCGGCGCGTGGTACGGCGAGCACCTCTCGGACCTGCAGGAGCGACTCACGGGCGTCGATTCGCGAGAGGAGTACCTCGACGTGCGCGACTGGGTGGTTGCGGCGGCGCCCGACGAACCCGAGGGCGAGGAAGACTACGACCACGTCCCCGGCCTCCTGACCCAGTGCGCCCGCGAACCGCGCGCCAAGCCGACTATCGAGGTGGCCGACAAACCGCTCGAGGAACTCGCCCGCGACGACGTCGAACTGCACGGCTACGAGCCCGACGGGGGCATCCGATTCGCGGTGGCCGAGTGA
- a CDS encoding cryptochrome/photolyase family protein yields MQLHWHRRDLRASDNRGLATAADAGGVVPVFVFDDGVLAHAGAARVRFMLDALARLREWYRERGSDLVVARGDPAEEIPRLAAEYDAERVVWNQDYSGLARTRDAAVRRALDDAGVARESVHDAIHHEPGSITTNAGDPYSVYTYFWKKWRDREKADPYPAPGADSLADVTSEDLPAIDELGFKEPTADVSEAGTEAARERLSTFCEDAIYRYAEDRDYPERDATSRLSTDLKWGTIGVREAYEATEEAAENADGDEAESVEEFQSQLAWREFYAHVLYFNPEVVTENYKSYEHGIEWRDDDDALAAWKAGETGYPIVDAGMRQLREEAYMHNRMRMLVASFLTKDLLLDWREGYAHFREHLADHDTANDNGGWQWAASTGTDAQPYFRVFNPTTQGERYDPDATYIKEYVPELRDASADEIHDWPELSPTERESAAPDYYEPIVDHAERREMAISMFEDARGDDEDD; encoded by the coding sequence ATGCAACTCCACTGGCACCGCCGCGACCTGCGCGCGTCGGACAACCGGGGGCTGGCGACGGCGGCGGACGCGGGCGGGGTCGTCCCCGTCTTCGTGTTCGACGACGGGGTGCTGGCGCACGCCGGCGCCGCGCGGGTCCGGTTCATGCTCGATGCTCTCGCCCGACTGCGGGAGTGGTACCGCGAACGAGGCTCCGACCTCGTCGTCGCCCGCGGCGACCCCGCCGAGGAGATTCCGCGCCTCGCGGCCGAGTACGACGCCGAGCGCGTCGTCTGGAATCAGGACTACTCGGGACTCGCACGGACCCGGGACGCGGCGGTACGGCGGGCACTGGACGATGCGGGCGTCGCCCGCGAGTCCGTTCACGACGCGATTCACCACGAACCGGGGTCGATAACGACGAACGCGGGCGACCCCTACTCGGTGTACACCTACTTCTGGAAGAAGTGGCGCGACCGGGAGAAGGCCGACCCCTACCCGGCACCGGGGGCCGACTCGCTGGCCGACGTGACGAGCGAGGACCTGCCCGCAATCGACGAACTGGGCTTCAAGGAGCCGACAGCCGACGTGTCCGAGGCGGGGACCGAAGCGGCGCGCGAGCGCCTCTCGACGTTCTGCGAGGACGCCATCTACCGCTACGCCGAGGACCGCGACTACCCCGAACGCGACGCCACCTCGCGGCTCTCGACGGACCTGAAGTGGGGGACCATCGGAGTTCGGGAGGCGTACGAGGCCACCGAAGAGGCCGCCGAGAACGCAGACGGCGACGAGGCCGAGTCGGTCGAGGAGTTCCAATCGCAGTTGGCCTGGCGGGAGTTCTACGCGCACGTCCTCTACTTCAACCCCGAGGTGGTGACGGAGAACTACAAGTCCTACGAGCACGGAATCGAGTGGCGCGACGACGACGACGCGCTCGCGGCGTGGAAGGCGGGCGAGACGGGGTACCCCATCGTCGACGCCGGGATGCGGCAGTTGCGCGAGGAGGCGTACATGCACAACCGGATGCGGATGCTCGTCGCCTCGTTCCTCACGAAGGACCTGCTCCTCGACTGGCGCGAGGGGTACGCCCACTTCCGGGAGCACCTCGCGGACCACGACACCGCCAACGACAACGGCGGCTGGCAGTGGGCCGCCTCCACCGGCACCGACGCCCAGCCCTACTTCCGCGTGTTCAACCCGACGACGCAGGGGGAGCGCTACGACCCCGACGCGACGTACATCAAGGAGTACGTCCCCGAACTCCGCGACGCCTCCGCCGACGAGATTCACGACTGGCCGGAGCTGTCGCCGACAGAGCGCGAGTCGGCCGCGCCGGACTACTACGAACCCATCGTCGACCACGCCGAACGCCGCGAGATGGCCATCTCGATGTTCGAAGACGCGCGAGGCGACGACGAGGACGACTGA